DNA sequence from the Alosa alosa isolate M-15738 ecotype Scorff River chromosome 2, AALO_Geno_1.1, whole genome shotgun sequence genome:
GCGGAAATCACTCACCCCAATCTGGCAATACTGGTGTTGGTGTTTGCAGGGTCACAGGGCCAGTAtgttagcctgacgtagtcatactcaattctagtcagaatatgagtctgatactgctccattgggacataattatggggcgtgtttcaaccgatacagggggggaatgcctctgcactcaattggatagacctaaccaatcagagcaacgaaatagcttaccgtgaggtgtaagaaaacacacgaaccatccttctccacaaatgcctcattgttttctggtcttttgtaaaagttagtgccgtcaataactcctagcctacaacactcattagcgaaatctaatagatacgtagtagggtaggctattaggaaaaaactgatagcctatatcccctctgtttttaaaaataattttattgaacactgatatgctacaaacatgttgaACAGCtcggaaaggctgtcgcaaatccctcgaacaggtggtcaggtggacaatcaaaaaatccagtggaaactagatggcagaagtgtgtaggccaatcaaatttttctactttgtcacctacagagtttgacaggtacgatctttcgaaacgccatgttatttcccattgACATTTCAcgaccggaagttggatggatacggaggttacggaggcgggacttattctggagaggtctatgcaacagcgctgtttttccttgatgaaagtgaaactacgagttttcccacatctcaactttggccaaagttttcagaaataatcgttttcagtgataaaacctcattaaataatatgcattttccatatggggtcttaaaagccatgtatccttctagccaccgtttttgtttcaaacataagcctaatctaagcgtgctcatatgacgtgatagaccaggcgctgttgctcacctgtccatcatcgtaaagcccgatttgattggtctgcccgatctagggcgagcatacttgctccacaatggagcaatgccagaccgaacttcccgacctcaaatgttgtgggcgggactaagttcggtatggcacccaggctaccaTGTATGTGGATGGAAGCAGTTTAGTTAGGCTACAGAACAACATGGCTGTAGTGTCAAAAACAGATTACAAGGTGAGtcctgtttatttttatttgtgttatgaTTCAGATGTGTGAGAATGAGTAAAGATATGACCAAtgactaggctacttgtgaAAGACTAGATATAATAACCCTACCGGCCCAAGTAAGGTTCTAACATCATTATCAAGCAATGATGTCTGCTGTAAACTGTACTTCCCCAATTTGTGTGTGAACAAAAGAAAGGACAAAAATaatatacagagatgtagcctatgtgtgagagagcagcTTCAGTTGGTAGGCTAACTGAATTTACTGTATTTGAATTTGGAATTTTGAGTGGCAGAATACTGATGATGCACAGTCAAGCCACAGCTCAAGCCactacactctcactctcttcctcacatacacacatacacaaacatgttctctccctcacatacacacacactctctcacacactcacacacacttcatatattccctctgtctctctctctcacacacacagtcacatacactgTTGCTAAGTAGGAAAAGGCCTCATTTTAGCACATCATTCCTGATATATCTCTGTTGCTTTCAAATTGTTGTACATCCCAGAATAGAGAAGCATGGCAGAAGGAAGTAGTGGTATTCAGGGGGAGTGTTTAATACATTGTTCAGATGATAAACCTTGTGGCACCTACATAAAGTCATGGAACACACTACTGGGAGCAGCTGAAATAAGAGCCTATCGCCCCATTCTTGATCTTGCTAAATGTCTCCCCGAGGGTAGAATATCATATTGTATTACAGAAAATGCTGTAGCATCTTTACTATGAAGAAACTGCTTGACAAGATCCTTGCAAAAGACCTAATAAAATCTGCAAGGGAAGGTCCAACTACTTTAAGAGTTTATGAGGCCAAATGTATACAGGTgttggtcatataattagaatatcatcaaaaagtTCAATCATGTCAGTAATTCCAAATGGCCAACTGAAAAATAtgaacatgaaaagtatgagcatACAGCACTCAATACATTTTGCCTGAATTACAATGCAGCGTGGCATGGAGTCGATCAGTCTGTGGCACTGCTCAGGTGTTATGAGAGCCCAGGTTGCTCTGATAGTGGCCTTCAGCttttctgcattgttgggtaTGGCGTATcacatcttcctcttcacaataccCCATAGAGTTAAGGTCAGACGAGTTTGCTGGACAATTAAGAACAGGGATACCATGGTCCTTTAACCAGGTAGCTTTGGCACTGTGTGCAGGTGCCAAgtcctgttggaaaatgaaatctGCATCTCCAAAAAGCAGGTCAGCATGAAGCAAGCATAAAGTGCTCTAAAACTTCCTGGTAGACGGCTGCGTTGACCTtggacctcagaaaacacaatggaccaacaccagcagatgacatggcaccccaaaccatcactgactgtggaaactttacactggacttcaagcaacatggattctgtgcctctcccctcttcctccagactctgggaCTTTGATTTCGaaaggaaatgcaaaatttactctcatcagagaacataactttggaccactcagcagcagtccagtcctttttgtctttagcccagACGAGACGCTTCTGATGCTGTCTCTTGTTCAAGAGTGGCTTGACACAAGGAAGTCTTTTGGACAACTGTCAAGTCAGCTGTCTTCCCtatgattgtgtagcctacagaactagACTGAGAGACCATGTAAATgcctttgcaggtgttttgagttaattaaccttttcacaatattaaAATTTTCTGAGAGACTGAATTTggggttttcattagttgtcagttataatcatcaaaattaaaagaaataaacacttgaaaaatATCAGTAtgtgtggaatgaatgtatacattatacaagtttcactttttgaacggaattactgaaataaataaactttttcatgatattctaattatatgaccagcacctgtatttTGGGACAAATGTAGCAAGTATTTGAAATGTCAAAGGACAAAAGAGAGTCTAACAAAATGCAAAGAGTTAAGAGCTGATGACAAAATCAGAAGAGCAGCCGTCAGGAAAGGTAACAAAAGAGTACTATCCATAGCCAGTCGTGACTTAGTAGCAGCAGAAGGCCATTACCATAGATCCTGCTACAGGACGTATGGAAGATTCAGACATAGACAAAGATGAAACTAACTTGGCCTGCAAATGTGTACGGACCTGCAAACTTCCTGACTGCTCCTGCctttcaaacaaataaaaagtgcACGGAATTGTGTAGGTTACAAACTTGTAGCAATCAGAtggaggaagatgaagatgaggagaACATAAATGCCAGTCTGGATGAATATGATGATAGTGATGAAAattagaaaaatatttttgagtcCTCATTAATCTTGTCTTTAGACGTTTGAGCACATCCACCTATAaattccactgtagcctaaagttGAACCATTTTTGCAGCCAAGACATTATGGTCTCTATCAAAGCCAAACATGCCTATTCAGCCATTTaatctatatattttctaaaagcccaTACTCTCTAGATGTCACAAAACATGAGTTTGGACTTGATTCACCCTTTTCCATCCTTTTGCATGTATATATTAATGTATTATATAGGTGAAAATGTGTagattttatttaatttgaaAAACTAAATCATCCATCTAAATTTTAGATTTTCTAGAAGCCTATGTCATCTAGATGTGATATAACATGGattaagacatgtcccacctTCCTCCAGACTTTGAGGCACCCACATCTGTACATAGGCTTGTATTGTATAATTCACAGTGTGCAGGTATAAAAGCTATGAAAAATACAACTAAGCTACCACTTAGAGAGGGTTATCATACCAAATAATGTCCCTCAGGCATGGAGGATTACAAAAATCATTGGTAGATTTTGCCACCTCAGGTGATACCGATATGTGATTTTCTAGGTCCTGGCCCATGGACTATTTCTTCACATGGCACATTTACAAGGGTTGACCAAAAGAGGAAAAGGCAAACAAATCAGGGGATCAGCTAAAATGAAATGCTCTAGGACTCTATTATCTTACTACCCAGGGACTTGCACAAAATCTTAATGCGGTGCCGTTGTAAACTAGGCCTATCTACATTtgttgaaaaataaaacaaaaaataaaagtcaaaaacaaagaataaaagTCAAATCCTGATCATTGAATAAACCAAATTTCATTGCTCTACAAGTTAAAGGTGACTCAATCCTCCTGGATTGGAGCCAGGCTTCACAGATCATTCCAGAAAGACTGCTCATGCCTTTGTAACTGCCTTCATCCCTTTTACCTGAATTGGGAAAAGATATTCAACTAAATATTCGTAATAACTCTGTACATTAACTATCAACTATCATCTAGGTGATATACAAAATGCTTTTCTATCCCCATTTCAAAAGggcttgtagcctactgtatgtctcaGAGCAGATTAGTGCCCAATTAAATGAGCTTTTAAAAAGGACAATGCTTTGTGTagacctgtctcccttcttcctttcttgtcaaaggtttttgGAAAAAATGGTGTTCAAGCATGTTTCTGATTTCCTATCTCAGAACAACATactaagtcaagtcaagtatttatatagtgcatttcatacacaaaggtctacataaacaaaagcaaacagtaatagcaaataaaagcatagaagggcaatagtcaaagaatagtttaaaaggtaaagactgtaataaaataaataaataaataaataacataaaacatacaaggtaaaatcatttaaaaacaaagaacaattaaaaagacaaaataaaagacacaagaaTCATTTAAGGGCttattcagaatttgtaacctagtgcagttagcagaaggcatctgagaacagtttaatcttaagtctagatttaaaactggctacaggcctttttgatgtcatccaaaagttggttccagagctgaactgCATACTccccatgtttagttctaacagtaggttttacttaGCCTGACATAGCCATACTCAGGCTATagttttactaacaggtttttctcctgagacctAAGAGGTTGAGAAGGTATGTACTgttgaagcatgtctgataggtatatttaggtcctgctccatttactgatttataaacaagaaGCTGAAGCTGtttagtctttttaggaaggcctgtaaaAAGCCCATGCAGTAATTAACCCtcgagataaatgcatgaatgagtttttctaaataatgttttgacatcagccctccaTACCCTCTTCTGCACTTCCATGACCTCCTATAACAATGCTGTGTTGACTGTCCACTGGCCCATTGTGTTACTGCTTATGTCTACACTGTTTTACTGCTATATTAGCCcacatgcacaacccctccctccatcccccagtCTGGACTGTGGTCTAACttcatacttgaccaatggctgataCCCTATTACTTCAAACCTAtccttgcactgctgctatAATTCTTATATTACTATGTTTAAATGTTTCTCTTATATTGTACATAATTATACTATAACTGTTACTATGCTTAAATGTTTCTCTTATATTGCCATATttaatgctggtctctagactttatccCTGCACtgctgcactgttgcactgttggactaccaTGCACTACCATGGCACACATCTCATAGAGACCTACCACTGTATACTGAAACACAGGGTTTGTCCCTgtcctgtcactgcaagcgcgaAGCACCTCATGCTCATAGTACATTCATGTGGATCCTTGATTTAGTATATTTTACTGTCCTTATTAGTCATGTGGATTTGTTATGTTATTTTATCATCCTGTTGAAGTTGTAGTGTATGTTGGGTGTGATGTCTTAACTtactgggaccttgaatttccccttggggatcaataaagtatctatctatccatctatctatctattttcgaggtggtaaaaagctgatttagttattatgaccgccgcgcaaataaatatttatttattttattcttcgTAATTTTGTATCaacgattcccaggacactgaaagaccagggtgcaCAATAGTGTTTTAAGGCCCCAATGTTGTCTTCCAGGCCACGCTGCATGGAAGgcgttagggttaggtgccttgaagtcgatggtcacagcgctgccttgaagtcgacagtgggggcttaaaacaccatcgagcaaggagggtagggcggacacagttttccgtgaatatctcgagaaccctagggcctaggaggaccacattttttcagtatgttggtctcaagggccatgtcaacccatcctaTAACCACTCATTcgatgtatagtgccacctatatttaaaaatgaaaaagcaaaaagagCAGCAGCATGAGTCACTTGTGGGTGAGGTATTACGTTTTAGTGATTGTTTGGCATTTTCAGTAAAGGTTAACTGATGTAGGAGTGTGTAAAGCGTAGTGTGACGGGTTTTTGAAAACGTAAACATGGCATTAAGACAACAATTGTTCACTGTTGTGGCCATTATGTCAAATGCAGGGCCTATCTGATTTTGCAGAGCGTGTGATTACGATTGCCACCTGCTGGCCTGTCTTGAGGAGTGATCATTTATGGATCTACGGTGCTCCTCGTAGGACAAATATAAGTCAGGCGTTTTCCTTCCTTCAAATACAACTTCCTGGTAGTTCTGCAGACGTGCAACTTACAATTCCTGGGCATGGAGCTAACAAGCTGCAACATCCTCTTCCAGACCCGTTCTTTAAGCCTCGTCTGTGGTCTGCTCTTGCTTCTAGATGCCGTTATTTGCTCTCAAGATGCAAACGGAAAACAAGAATGCTATAATTATGCAGGTGGACACGTTTATCCTGGAGAGGCTTTCAGAGTGCCTGTGTCGGACCACTCTTTGCACTTAAGTAAAGCCAAAAGTGAGTGCGATATCAACGAAACGTTTATATAAGTTTTATCTTGAATTAATTTAATTGAATCTGAACCAGCGATATCGTTTAAATCATTAAATGCAGAGGTTACCGAACTCTTGGTCATCGGGTTTGTCATTCCATATGGTAACGTTAGCTGGCGCTAGCTGGTAGCTAATTTAGTTGCTGTGTATTAGCTTTTATCATTTTTCAGCTGTCGTCGATTCCTTAACCTTAGCATGTTTTACGTTTTACttaaaaatgtatgttttaaCATAAATATGTGTTTGTCCGGACCTAAAAAGATGTAAGTCACTGTCCTTTCAGGGACTCGTTGTAAGTCCTTGAAATGTTGCAGTTAAGTTAACGTTCTAACGTTCCAACATAGTTCCCTGGTAATCCATCTTCAGAAAAGTTATATTTTCCGATAGCCTAACGTTACTCTGAGTTGATGAATGTGCGGCCCCGTTAGATCAGGCATTTCATGCCTTGTTAAGCATGACCTCTTCAGCTGTCATTAGTGTGGCGTATGATTTTATTTACTGCGGACCCTTTTAATAAAATAAGAGTCGTTGGCACAAATGTTCGGTAGTACACGTCAGTGAAAGGCACTTGGATCCAGTGCTGGAGGCGTGCACGTTTAGTTTGAAGCTCGCATATCTTGGCCATGCTGTCTCTGAGTTGAGCTTTTTGTTGTGACTTGGTATTACAATGCGATGCTATACTATCAGTTGTCATTAGATATCATCATAGATTAATGAGGTAAAACGACAAAGTAAACGAAGGAAAGGACGAGGGAGAAGAGGCATGAACTTTGACCAGTCAGCTGCCAGACACGTTACTTTGTTGACGCTCCCTTGGAAGTTGACAGGTAGCGTAGCCTACTTTACTACATCATGTTCTCTCAGATATGTGTAGATATGGCTCCAGTTAATATTTATTATCGGCTCAGCAGGATGATAACCTATTGTTTTAGCCAATAGAAAGATCTGCCCCCTTTGTCATTTTTAATTACACCAGTCCCCTCACTCTGGCACTGGACTGCCACAGCCGTTttcattacatttattaatttagcagacactgttgtccaaagtgacttatgtcaactatattacaagggattacattgtccccggagcaacttggggttaagtgccttgctcaagggcacaacggtggaagctaggaattgaacccacaactttcaggctactgcaccctagcccagctccttagctacACTACCCACATGGTTGTTTAGTAATAGTTGTTTAGTCGTTCATCAACCAGCCAATCAATATGCATTGTTCTTCACTTACTCGGAGGGTGTCCACAGATGAATCGGATACTAGGGTCTCAGTGAATGTGCAGGCAGCATAGTCAGTGGCTAATGGCTCACTTCTGATTGGTCAACAGTATCGAAGCCCGCCCCTCATTGGGAAGGAAGCGCAGTGATTAATGGAGAGTTTAAAGAGCTGAAACTGTCAGATTATAAGGGAAAGTACCTGGTCTTCTTCTTCTACCCACTCGATttgtaagtacacacacacacacaaacacacacacgttatgtGCATGAAACGAGCAATAGTGTGGATATGTTAAATTcctgtttaatgtgtgtgtgtctgtgtgcccttGCAGCACGTTCGTCTGCCCTACAGAGATCATTGCCTTCAGTGATCGCGTCCAAGAGTTCCGAGCCATCAATGCTGAAGTGGTGGCATGCTCAGTGGACTCTCAGTTCACACACCTGGCCTGgtaagcatacacacataaaatataCAGTCACATACCTGGCCtggtaaacacacatacatacacacagacacatacactaccagtcaaaagtttggacgCACAACAATACCTACAACATCCAAAGTATGACAGAAGACAAAGGTCTCTagaaatatattattttcatcGCCACATTTCATATTTTTCACTCTGACAACTTTGCCAATAATTTATATTATTGAAGCCAACTTCATTCTTTTGAATTAAAATCAGTGAAAGACAAGCAGCTAACAAATGCTCACAATGCATCCATCATGGCTGACTATATAAAGTTGGATGAGAGACACGGATGTTTGGATGAGCAAAAGGTCTGTACCTTGAAGAatttaaaatattgaaaatgtaGCTTTATTTACACTTTTTGTTTGCTTACAACGTGAATCCATGTGGGTTATTTCATAATAATAACCGCCTACTCAGATAAATTAAGATAAAGATATAATTTGAGAGttggtgtgtccaaacttttgactggtagtgcaCATACtcaaataaaatattcactCTCACACCTGAcctggtaaacacacacacacacacacacacacacacacaccggtggggtgtactacgaatctcgattagtgggttagcgaggtatgttgcgctcaaagctagggtatgctgtgacacgaaagtggatttgttttagtgtcgctatatcaccatggcatcttatgctgtcaaccaaacctggtcgggaggaggttatgtgctaagttatagctcaaatcgtgtaatctaccgcccactgaccaatcaattgtcttaaaaacgaagttctcacgtgtaggactctgtcatatatcttacaggtggaactccgcctctactaacattttggatctcgaatgcgctttaatagtgctgtgcgtgcaaatatcccactgtggacgtgcataccatacaacaactgataacaattgatttatttgatgtataggttagacacaaaaaattaccgcagtgtagattatgctatcgctcatgaatggggaagtaattgtttttaaatagaagCGGTCTTGTGCatctccacgtttcacgattggccaacgtcatcccaacacTGAGAAcgtgcacagatctgagctgaaagcctagtttgacaaatatatcacat
Encoded proteins:
- the prdx4 gene encoding peroxiredoxin-4 isoform X1, which encodes MELTSCNILFQTRSLSLVCGLLLLLDAVICSQDANGKQECYNYAGGHVYPGEAFRVPVSDHSLHLSKAKISKPAPHWEGSAVINGEFKELKLSDYKGKYLVFFFYPLDFTFVCPTEIIAFSDRVQEFRAINAEVVACSVDSQFTHLAWINTPRKQGGLGPMKIPLLSDLTHQISKDYGVYLEDQGHTLRGLFIIDDKGTLRQITMNDLPVGRSVDETLRLVQAFQYTDKHGEVCPAGWKPGSDTIIPDPSGKLKYFDKLN